The Oxalobacter aliiformigenes nucleotide sequence GATCCACACTGTTCAAAAGACTGTCGTTTTCATGATAGAAATACTCCTGGCTTCCGACAATGGACCGTTTCTTTCCCTGAATGACCACACCGACCGCGGGATCGTAAAAACAGTTTTCGCAGGATGCGCAATCATCATGACGGAAAAAGGAAAATCCCTGAATGGGTGTCTGGTATTCGCCCGGTTCCGGCAACCATTTCAGCAACCTTTCCCTGAGCAGGCGGTTCTTTTCCGCCAGATCGGCACGGCTGTTTTCAGGCATGGCATCCTCCTTATGAATTCGTCCAGTCATCATATCAAATAGGCCTTCTCCCGGATTTTGCCATTTACCGAGAGAATCAGGCAAGAACCAGATAGTTTCATATCTTATTTTTTCAAGACCGCGACATTACTATTTTCCTGTCATGAAACGTTCTGCCTGACCGTTCATGCCGGAACACGCTGTTTTTCAACTGTCGTGCAAACCCGAAAATCCGATCATCGTCATCAAGAGGTTATTATGAAAACATTTGGCTACGCCGCTCATTCGCCGGACTCTCCTCTGGTTCCCTATTCCTTCGAACGACGCGATCTGCGTGAAAACGATGTCGCCATGGAAGTGTTGTACTGCGGTGTCTGCCATTCAGACCTGCATATGGTGCAAAATGACTGGGACTGGACAATCTATCCCATCGTGCCCGGCCATGAAATCATCGGACGCGTCATCGCCACCGGCTCCGGAGTCACCCGCTACAAAACCGGTGATGCTGTTGCCGTCGGGTGCATGGTGGACAGTTGCATGGAATGCGACCAGTGCAGAAAAGGCGAGGAACAGTTATGCCGCGAAGGCATGACCGGAACATACAGCGCCTACGACAGAATCACACATGAGGTCACTTACGGCGGCTATTCCAAACATCTCGTCGTCCGGGAAGAATTTGTCCTGCGAGTACCTGACGGTCTGGACCTGTCGAAAGCCGCTCCGCTGCTTTGCGCCGGCATCACGACATACTCTCCCCTGCGGACATGGAATGTCGGCCCGGGTAGCCGTGTCGGTGTCATCGGAATGGGAGGCCTGGGTCATATGGCCGTCAAACTGGCGGCCGGACTGGGTGCGGACGTAACGGTTATCAGCCGTACGAAAAACAAGGAAGCGGATGCTCTGGCTGTCGGAGCCGACCGGCTTCTTGTCTCAACAGATGCGACGGCTATGGAAAAAGCGCAATCCGCTTTCGATCTCATCATCGATACCGTTCCGGTCAAACACGATCTCAATCCCTATATGCCGTTGCTGGATATCGA carries:
- a CDS encoding NAD(P)-dependent alcohol dehydrogenase; this translates as MKTFGYAAHSPDSPLVPYSFERRDLRENDVAMEVLYCGVCHSDLHMVQNDWDWTIYPIVPGHEIIGRVIATGSGVTRYKTGDAVAVGCMVDSCMECDQCRKGEEQLCREGMTGTYSAYDRITHEVTYGGYSKHLVVREEFVLRVPDGLDLSKAAPLLCAGITTYSPLRTWNVGPGSRVGVIGMGGLGHMAVKLAAGLGADVTVISRTKNKEADALAVGADRLLVSTDATAMEKAQSAFDLIIDTVPVKHDLNPYMPLLDIDGTLVIVGQVGPVSAISTVPMILGRRRIAASPIGGIRETQELLDFCAKKNILPECEMIRIDEINKAYERLKRSDVHYRFVIDMSSLTGPGKNIGQNVRQD